One region of Streptomyces davaonensis JCM 4913 genomic DNA includes:
- a CDS encoding DUF5666 domain-containing protein: MTHDPDQEPTAAPGEVLANGPDGERPRAPWRRLSSRTRTITAATTIAVLALGGTVAYAAGSDGGEGSTAPSASASSDAPDRPGERHHRGPWFGPGGAGVHGESTVRDGDDDEWIVRVWQRGTVQEVDGEQVTVRSEDGAEWTWTVEDDTRVHQDGDSDGLKEGDEVYLAGTRSDDGERTADHVLAGTWEKPDFDERRDRLPWRDGDDGPRHALPWHDTAA; the protein is encoded by the coding sequence ATGACTCACGATCCGGACCAGGAACCCACCGCCGCCCCTGGGGAGGTCCTCGCGAACGGGCCGGACGGCGAGCGGCCGCGCGCACCGTGGCGACGACTGTCCAGCCGGACCCGCACCATCACCGCGGCGACCACCATCGCCGTCCTCGCCCTCGGCGGCACCGTCGCCTACGCCGCCGGCTCGGACGGCGGCGAAGGCTCTACGGCGCCCTCCGCGTCAGCATCGTCGGACGCCCCCGACCGGCCCGGTGAACGCCACCACCGCGGCCCGTGGTTCGGGCCGGGCGGGGCCGGTGTGCACGGCGAGTCCACGGTGCGGGACGGGGACGACGACGAGTGGATCGTCCGCGTCTGGCAGCGCGGCACCGTCCAGGAAGTCGACGGCGAGCAGGTCACCGTGCGCAGCGAGGACGGCGCCGAGTGGACCTGGACGGTCGAGGACGACACCAGGGTCCATCAGGACGGCGACTCCGACGGGCTGAAGGAGGGGGACGAGGTGTACCTGGCCGGTACCCGCTCCGACGACGGCGAGCGGACCGCCGACCACGTCCTCGCGGGCACCTGGGAGAAGCCGGACTTCGACGAGCGGCGCGACAGGCTGCCGTGGCGCGACGGCGATGACGGGCCACGGCACGCCCTGCCCTGGCACGACACGGCGGCCTGA
- a CDS encoding SpoIIE family protein phosphatase → MTSAGSPVARGDGPVTGGEAPPVSAPVDSVRGPVHPSGLLDVLGVASVVLNAEGRIVLWSPQAEELFGYSAQEALGRSAVRLMIHEQHFDLVVKLFADVMETGESWAGAFPIRHKDGSTRLVEFRNQRLLDDQGDVYALGLAADQSTVRRLERDVALSTRVVSQSPIGIAVLDTELRYVSINPSLERINGVPAEEHLGRTVPEVLPGLDTSALETAVRRVLETGMPLVDQATMGRTPADPEEDHAWSVSMYRLEDAIGTVLGVACSVVDITEQHRARIEAEAARRRLAVIADASARIGTTLELERTAHELADVAVPELADIAAVDLLDAVVEGRRSILGPAEPAVIRALAVQAEGPSEALDAADPPGQIARYAPDRLVTQCVRTGSPVMVAEVEPADLPRIARSAEAAEALSRAGVHSYLAVPLIARGEVLGALDLKRISNPLPFGDDDLLLARELAARAAVQIDNARWYQNARDTALTLQRSLLPSHPTVTGGLEVASRYQPAGATAEVGGDWFDVIPLDGGKTALVVGDVMGSGVAAAATMGRLRTASNTLASLDLDPARLLEHLDRTTEGLDHSIATCVYAVHDPHLRQCRIANAGHLPPVRVREGHAPELLELPTGAPLGVGGVAFSTTTVALEPGDRLVFYTDGLVETRQHPLDERLDALLDLLDGPDRPLEEVCDLLLRTLHQPDNSDDVALLIARALAPGQDIHS, encoded by the coding sequence ATGACTTCAGCCGGATCTCCCGTGGCCCGGGGCGACGGGCCGGTGACGGGCGGCGAGGCGCCGCCCGTGTCGGCACCGGTCGACTCGGTGCGCGGTCCCGTGCACCCCAGCGGACTGCTCGATGTGCTGGGCGTGGCCTCCGTGGTGCTGAACGCCGAGGGCCGGATCGTGCTGTGGAGCCCGCAGGCCGAGGAGCTCTTCGGCTACAGCGCGCAGGAGGCGCTGGGCCGCTCGGCCGTCCGGCTGATGATCCACGAACAGCACTTCGACCTGGTCGTCAAGCTCTTCGCCGATGTCATGGAGACCGGCGAGAGCTGGGCCGGGGCCTTCCCGATCCGGCACAAGGACGGCAGCACCCGGCTGGTGGAGTTCCGCAACCAACGGCTCCTGGATGACCAGGGGGATGTGTACGCGCTCGGCCTGGCCGCCGACCAGTCGACGGTGCGCCGTCTCGAACGGGACGTGGCGCTGTCCACCCGGGTGGTATCGCAGTCGCCGATCGGCATCGCCGTCCTGGACACCGAACTGCGGTACGTCTCCATCAACCCGTCCCTGGAGCGGATCAACGGCGTCCCCGCCGAGGAACATCTGGGCCGCACCGTCCCCGAAGTCCTGCCGGGACTGGACACGTCCGCCCTGGAGACCGCGGTGCGGCGGGTGCTGGAGACCGGGATGCCGCTGGTCGACCAGGCGACCATGGGACGCACCCCGGCCGATCCGGAGGAGGACCACGCCTGGTCGGTGTCGATGTACCGGCTGGAGGACGCGATCGGGACGGTACTGGGGGTGGCCTGCTCGGTCGTGGACATCACCGAGCAGCACCGGGCCCGGATCGAGGCGGAGGCCGCGCGCCGGCGCCTCGCCGTCATCGCCGACGCCTCCGCCCGGATCGGCACGACCCTCGAACTGGAGCGCACGGCGCACGAACTCGCCGATGTCGCCGTCCCGGAACTCGCCGACATCGCCGCCGTCGATCTGCTGGACGCGGTGGTGGAGGGCCGACGCAGCATCCTCGGTCCCGCGGAACCCGCCGTGATCCGCGCCCTGGCCGTCCAGGCCGAGGGGCCGTCGGAGGCGCTCGACGCCGCCGATCCGCCCGGGCAGATCGCCCGGTACGCGCCCGACCGGCTGGTCACCCAGTGCGTGCGCACCGGCAGTCCGGTCATGGTCGCCGAGGTCGAGCCCGCGGACCTGCCCCGCATCGCCCGTTCCGCCGAGGCGGCCGAGGCGCTGAGCCGCGCGGGCGTGCACTCCTATCTGGCGGTCCCGCTGATCGCGCGCGGTGAGGTGCTGGGCGCCCTGGATCTGAAGCGGATCTCCAACCCGCTGCCCTTCGGGGACGACGACCTGCTGCTGGCCCGGGAGTTGGCGGCCCGCGCGGCCGTGCAGATCGACAACGCCCGCTGGTACCAGAACGCCCGCGACACCGCCCTCACCCTCCAGCGCAGCCTGCTGCCCAGCCATCCGACGGTCACGGGCGGCCTGGAGGTCGCCTCGCGCTATCAGCCCGCGGGCGCCACCGCGGAGGTGGGCGGCGACTGGTTCGACGTCATCCCGCTGGACGGCGGCAAGACGGCGCTGGTCGTCGGCGATGTCATGGGCAGCGGCGTGGCCGCCGCCGCGACGATGGGCCGGCTGCGGACGGCGTCCAACACCCTGGCCTCCCTCGACCTCGATCCGGCGCGGCTGCTGGAGCACCTGGACCGGACGACCGAGGGCCTGGACCACTCCATCGCCACCTGTGTCTACGCCGTCCACGATCCGCATCTGCGGCAGTGCCGGATCGCCAACGCCGGGCATCTGCCGCCGGTCCGGGTCCGCGAGGGACACGCCCCGGAACTGCTCGAGCTGCCCACCGGGGCACCGCTGGGCGTGGGCGGGGTGGCCTTCTCCACCACGACCGTGGCGCTGGAGCCCGGCGACCGGCTGGTGTTCTACACCGACGGCCTGGTCGAGACCCGCCAACACCCGCTGGACGAACGCCTCGACGCCCTCCTGGATCTCCTCGACGGCCCCGACCGCCCGCTGGAGGAGGTCTGCGACCTCCTGCTGCGCACCCTGCACCAGCCCGACAACTCCGACGACGTCGCCCTGCTCATCGCGCGCGCCCTGGCGCCGGGTCAGGACATTCACAGCTAA
- a CDS encoding putative protein N(5)-glutamine methyltransferase: protein MDALRAAGCVFAEDEARLLMTAAASPAELAAMVDRRAAGRPLELVLGWAEFRGLRIAVEPGVFVPRRRTEFLVEQALAQVPDACVVVDLCCGSGAVGAALAAALGQVELHAADIDPAAVRCARRNVAAHGGRVHTGDLFRALPAALRGRVDILAANVPYVPSGEVPLLPAEARDHEPLTALDGGADGLDLLRRVAAEAGNWLAPGGCLLVETSERQTAAAVDAFRRGGLTPRPVVCEERYAQVVLGTVG, encoded by the coding sequence GTGGACGCGCTGCGTGCCGCCGGCTGTGTCTTCGCCGAGGACGAGGCGCGGTTGCTGATGACCGCCGCCGCCTCGCCGGCGGAGCTCGCCGCCATGGTGGACCGGCGCGCGGCCGGTCGGCCCCTCGAACTCGTCCTCGGCTGGGCCGAGTTCCGGGGCTTGCGGATCGCCGTGGAACCCGGCGTGTTCGTGCCCCGCCGCCGTACCGAGTTCCTCGTCGAGCAGGCCCTCGCCCAAGTCCCGGACGCCTGCGTGGTGGTGGACCTGTGCTGCGGCTCGGGCGCCGTCGGCGCCGCCCTGGCCGCCGCGCTGGGCCAGGTCGAACTGCACGCCGCGGACATCGACCCGGCCGCGGTGCGCTGCGCCCGCCGTAACGTCGCCGCCCATGGTGGACGGGTGCACACGGGCGACCTGTTCCGGGCGCTGCCCGCGGCCCTGCGTGGGCGGGTCGACATCCTCGCCGCCAACGTCCCCTATGTGCCCAGCGGAGAGGTCCCCCTCCTGCCCGCCGAGGCACGCGACCATGAACCGCTGACCGCGCTCGACGGCGGTGCCGACGGACTCGACCTGCTGCGCCGGGTCGCCGCCGAGGCCGGGAACTGGCTGGCCCCGGGCGGCTGTCTGCTGGTCGAGACGAGTGAGCGGCAGACAGCGGCCGCCGTTGACGCGTTCCGCCGGGGCGGGCTGACACCGCGTCCGGTGGTGTGCGAAGAGCGGTACGCGCAGGTCGTGTTGGGGACGGTGGGGTAG